Proteins from a genomic interval of Burkholderia cepacia GG4:
- the cobJ gene encoding precorrin-3B C(17)-methyltransferase has product MTTPPSIVILGAGALDTARRIQARYPGARVHGLASRVDADVPFDDLGTHLRELYARGLPIVALCAAGIVIRCVAPALADKGVEPPVLAVAEDGSAVVPLLGGLTGVNAIAREIAACLGVAPALTTSGELRFGACVLNPPEGYALADLAQGKRFVSDLLAGAATRIDGAAPWLDDVALPRDAAAAHAIRVTPEAWRGARDELVIHPRSVVVGIDARGVRADAAPSLAARIEALLDAQGLARLALAALVAPATLLGDAQLEEAAQTLGVPLRFTDVGDAEDDAGDTDAAALLGRTLRVAHTLRAAADGLACAVASHPVDPAALGRARGRLTVLGLGPGDAAWLTPAARAALADATDILGYTTYVTMAGPFRADQRVHGTDNREEMQRARHAFELAAAGRRVAVVSSGDPGVFAMAAAVLEALDEARDPHWVAVELRVEPGVSASLATAAQAGAPLGHDFCAISLSDNLKPWDVIETRLRHAAQADLVMAFYNPISRARPWQLDRALDVVRAHRAADTVVVLGRDIGRPGATLATTTLGALRSDQVDMRTMVIVGSSTTRRFAIGGGREWVYTPRWYR; this is encoded by the coding sequence ATGACGACTCCGCCCTCGATCGTGATTCTCGGCGCGGGCGCGCTCGACACCGCGCGGCGCATCCAGGCGCGCTATCCGGGCGCCCGCGTGCACGGGCTCGCGTCGCGCGTCGACGCCGACGTGCCGTTCGACGATCTCGGCACGCACCTGCGCGAGCTCTACGCGCGCGGCCTGCCGATCGTCGCGCTGTGCGCGGCCGGCATCGTGATCCGTTGCGTCGCGCCGGCGCTGGCCGACAAGGGTGTCGAGCCGCCCGTGCTCGCGGTCGCGGAAGACGGTTCGGCCGTCGTGCCGCTGCTCGGCGGACTGACGGGCGTCAACGCGATTGCGCGCGAAATCGCCGCATGCCTCGGCGTCGCGCCGGCGCTCACGACGAGCGGCGAGCTGCGCTTCGGCGCCTGCGTGCTCAATCCGCCCGAAGGCTATGCGCTCGCCGATCTTGCGCAAGGCAAGCGCTTCGTGTCCGACCTGCTTGCGGGCGCGGCCACGCGCATCGACGGCGCGGCGCCGTGGCTCGACGACGTCGCGCTGCCGCGCGACGCCGCGGCAGCGCATGCGATTCGCGTGACGCCCGAGGCGTGGCGCGGTGCGCGCGATGAACTCGTGATCCATCCGCGCAGCGTGGTGGTCGGCATCGACGCGCGTGGCGTGCGGGCCGACGCGGCGCCGTCGCTGGCTGCGCGCATCGAAGCGCTGCTCGATGCACAGGGCCTCGCGCGGCTGGCGCTGGCCGCGCTGGTCGCGCCGGCGACGTTGCTCGGCGATGCGCAGCTGGAAGAGGCGGCGCAAACGCTCGGCGTGCCGTTGCGCTTCACCGATGTCGGTGACGCTGAAGATGACGCCGGCGATACCGATGCCGCCGCGCTGCTCGGCCGCACATTACGCGTCGCACACACACTGCGTGCGGCCGCGGACGGGCTTGCCTGCGCGGTCGCTTCGCATCCGGTCGATCCCGCCGCGCTCGGCCGTGCTCGCGGCCGCCTGACGGTATTGGGCCTCGGCCCGGGCGATGCCGCGTGGCTCACGCCCGCCGCGCGCGCCGCGCTCGCGGACGCGACCGACATCCTCGGCTACACGACCTACGTGACGATGGCCGGCCCGTTCCGCGCGGACCAGCGCGTGCACGGCACCGACAATCGCGAGGAAATGCAGCGCGCGCGCCATGCGTTCGAACTGGCGGCCGCGGGCCGGCGCGTCGCGGTGGTGTCGTCGGGCGACCCGGGCGTGTTCGCGATGGCCGCGGCCGTGCTGGAGGCGCTCGACGAAGCGCGCGACCCGCACTGGGTGGCGGTCGAGCTGCGCGTGGAGCCCGGCGTATCGGCGTCGCTCGCCACCGCCGCGCAGGCCGGCGCACCGCTCGGCCACGATTTCTGCGCGATCTCGCTGTCGGACAACCTGAAGCCGTGGGACGTGATCGAGACGCGCCTGCGCCATGCGGCGCAAGCCGATCTCGTGATGGCGTTTTATAACCCGATCTCGCGTGCACGGCCGTGGCAGCTCGATCGCGCGCTCGATGTCGTGCGCGCGCACCGCGCGGCCGACACGGTCGTCGTGCTTGGCCGCGACATCGGCCGGCCCGGCGCGACGCTGGCAACGACGACGCTCGGTGCGTTGCGCAGCGACCAGGTGGACATGCGCACGATGGTGATCGTCGGTTCGTCGACGACGCGGCGCTTCGCGATCGGTGGCGGCCGCGAGTGGGTCTATACGCCGCGCTGGTATCGCTGA
- a CDS encoding IclR family transcriptional regulator: MDVKLVARTLDLFELFAAERRPLPLTELARLLDVPPSSCLAMARTLVSRGYLYEVRKRGGYYPTRRLQTIAAAIDATDPVVDIVHPHLVALRDASRETAVLGKIQGGSVTYLDVVESEQAIRYTRQPGELRPLHANSIGKAIFAELASDAQQALGAQLSFERFTDASIADLPALVAQTARFRALGWAENFGESAPELSAIAVALTLDGDWYGLSVVGPTERIRQHRDRHAALLVDAKARLLAEQGRG; the protein is encoded by the coding sequence ATGGACGTCAAACTCGTTGCCCGCACGCTCGACCTGTTCGAGCTGTTCGCCGCCGAACGGCGGCCGCTGCCGCTCACCGAACTCGCGCGCCTGCTCGATGTGCCGCCGTCGAGCTGCCTGGCGATGGCGCGCACGCTCGTGAGCCGCGGCTATCTGTACGAGGTGCGCAAGCGCGGCGGTTACTATCCGACGCGGCGCCTGCAGACGATCGCCGCCGCGATCGACGCGACCGATCCCGTCGTCGACATCGTGCATCCGCATCTCGTCGCGCTGCGCGACGCGAGCCGCGAGACGGCCGTGCTCGGCAAGATCCAGGGCGGGTCGGTCACTTACCTCGACGTCGTCGAGTCCGAGCAGGCGATCCGCTATACGCGCCAGCCGGGCGAGCTGCGTCCGCTGCATGCGAACTCGATCGGCAAGGCGATCTTCGCGGAACTCGCGAGCGATGCGCAGCAGGCGCTCGGCGCGCAGCTGTCGTTCGAACGCTTCACCGACGCGAGCATCGCGGACCTGCCGGCGCTCGTCGCGCAAACCGCGCGGTTTCGCGCGCTCGGCTGGGCCGAGAATTTCGGCGAGAGCGCGCCCGAGCTGTCGGCGATCGCGGTCGCGCTGACGCTAGACGGCGACTGGTACGGGCTGTCGGTCGTCGGGCCGACCGAGCGGATCCGCCAGCATCGCGACCGGCATGCGGCGCTGCTGGTCGACGCGAAGGCGCGGCTGCTGGCCGAGCAGGGGCGCGGGTAG
- a CDS encoding acyl-CoA dehydrogenase family protein — MQFDLTDDQRAIESAIEKICERFGDDYWLERDRAGGFPSDFHAALAEAGWLGIAMDPAHGGAGLGMTEAALMMRTISASGAGLSGASAVHMNIFGLNPVQVFGSDAQKARFLPPLIAGRDKACFAVTEPDAGLDTTHLTTQARRDGDHYVLSGRKIWISTAQVANKMLIIARTTPLDQVAKPTDGLSLFYTDLDRSHVEVREIEKMGRKAVDSNMLFIDNLRVPRDDLIGNEGDGFRYLLHGLNPERILIAAEAIGLGQAALRRATQYACERVVFGRPIGQNQSIQHPLAQAWMQLEAAWLMVMKAATRYDAGRSCGAEANAAKYLGAEAAFQACQTAIATLGGMGYAKEYHVERYLRECMIPRLAPVSPQLILCYIAEKVLGLPKSY; from the coding sequence ATGCAGTTCGACCTGACCGACGACCAGCGCGCGATCGAAAGCGCGATCGAGAAAATCTGCGAACGCTTCGGCGACGACTACTGGCTCGAACGCGATCGCGCGGGCGGGTTTCCATCCGACTTTCACGCGGCGCTCGCCGAGGCCGGCTGGCTCGGCATCGCGATGGACCCGGCGCACGGCGGCGCCGGGCTCGGGATGACCGAGGCCGCGCTGATGATGCGCACGATCAGCGCGTCGGGCGCCGGCCTGTCGGGCGCCTCGGCCGTCCACATGAACATCTTCGGGCTGAATCCGGTGCAGGTATTCGGCAGCGACGCGCAGAAGGCGCGCTTCCTGCCGCCGCTGATCGCCGGGCGCGACAAGGCGTGCTTTGCGGTGACGGAACCCGACGCGGGCCTCGACACCACGCACCTGACCACACAGGCGCGCCGCGACGGCGATCACTACGTGCTGAGCGGGCGCAAGATCTGGATTTCGACCGCGCAGGTCGCGAACAAGATGCTGATCATCGCGCGCACGACGCCGCTCGACCAGGTCGCGAAGCCGACCGACGGCCTGAGCCTGTTCTACACCGACCTCGACCGTTCGCACGTCGAGGTGCGCGAAATCGAGAAAATGGGCCGCAAGGCCGTCGATTCGAACATGCTGTTCATCGACAACCTGCGCGTGCCGCGCGACGACCTGATCGGCAACGAAGGCGACGGCTTCCGCTATCTGCTGCATGGCCTGAACCCCGAGCGGATCCTGATCGCGGCGGAGGCGATCGGGCTCGGGCAGGCCGCGTTGCGCCGCGCGACGCAGTATGCGTGCGAGCGCGTCGTGTTCGGCCGGCCGATCGGGCAGAACCAGTCGATCCAGCATCCGCTCGCGCAGGCGTGGATGCAGCTCGAGGCCGCGTGGCTGATGGTGATGAAGGCCGCGACGCGCTACGACGCGGGACGGTCGTGCGGCGCGGAGGCGAACGCCGCGAAGTACCTCGGTGCGGAAGCCGCGTTCCAGGCGTGCCAGACGGCGATCGCGACGCTCGGCGGGATGGGCTACGCGAAGGAATACCACGTCGAGCGCTACCTGCGCGAGTGTATGATTCCGAGGCTCGCGCCCGTGAGTCCGCAACTGATCCTGTGCTACATCGCGGAGAAGGTGCTCGGGCTGCCGAAGTCGTACTGA
- a CDS encoding CitMHS family transporter: MLAWIGAIAIVALFGLIITKRLSPLVALIVVPVVASLAAGFGLQTGKFIVHGVQNIGPIAGMFVFAILFFGILTDAGMLDPIIAGVLRVIGCHPPRIVMGSALLALLIHLDGSGAVTFLVTLPAMMPLYTRLGMDRRILACVASMAAGVNFLPWVGPMLRASAALHIPGSAIFTPMIPVQIVGLVFVFGTAYVLGVREAKRLGLDRAGAASLAIAPRELTDAERALRRPGRFGINVVLTLVVLVTLVSGIVDPMVMFMLGTVAALVINYPDVQAQRERIDAHAKAALMMASVLLAAGAFTGIMSGTGMLKAMAEVVVAHVPVEHARHMPFVLGLLSMPLSLLFDPDSFYFGVLPVLAESGKLLGVPPIQMAQAALLGQMTTGFPVSPLTPATFLIVGLTGVELAEHQKFTIPFLFAATVLMVFAAVATGVFPL; encoded by the coding sequence ATGCTCGCATGGATCGGCGCGATCGCCATCGTCGCGCTGTTCGGCCTGATCATCACGAAGCGGCTGTCGCCGCTCGTCGCCCTGATCGTCGTGCCGGTGGTCGCGTCGCTCGCGGCCGGCTTCGGGCTGCAGACCGGCAAGTTCATCGTGCACGGCGTGCAGAACATCGGCCCGATCGCCGGCATGTTCGTTTTTGCGATTTTATTTTTCGGAATCCTCACTGATGCGGGGATGCTCGACCCGATCATCGCGGGCGTATTGCGCGTGATCGGCTGCCATCCGCCGCGCATCGTAATGGGCTCGGCGCTGCTCGCGCTGCTGATCCACCTCGACGGCTCGGGCGCGGTCACGTTCCTCGTCACGCTGCCGGCGATGATGCCGCTCTATACGCGGCTCGGCATGGACCGGCGGATTCTCGCGTGCGTCGCGTCGATGGCGGCCGGCGTCAATTTCCTGCCATGGGTCGGGCCGATGCTGCGCGCGTCGGCGGCGCTGCACATTCCCGGCTCGGCGATCTTCACGCCGATGATTCCGGTACAGATCGTCGGGCTCGTGTTCGTGTTCGGCACGGCGTACGTGCTCGGCGTGCGCGAGGCGAAGCGGCTCGGGCTCGACCGTGCCGGCGCGGCGTCGCTGGCGATCGCGCCGCGCGAGCTGACCGACGCCGAACGCGCGTTGCGCCGGCCGGGCCGCTTCGGAATCAACGTCGTGCTGACACTCGTCGTGCTCGTCACGCTAGTGTCGGGCATCGTCGACCCGATGGTGATGTTCATGCTCGGTACGGTCGCCGCGCTCGTGATCAATTACCCGGACGTGCAGGCGCAGCGCGAGCGGATCGACGCGCATGCGAAGGCCGCGCTGATGATGGCGAGCGTGCTGCTCGCGGCCGGCGCGTTCACCGGCATCATGTCCGGCACCGGGATGCTGAAGGCGATGGCGGAAGTCGTCGTCGCGCACGTGCCGGTCGAGCATGCGCGCCACATGCCGTTCGTGCTCGGGCTGCTGTCGATGCCGCTCAGCCTGCTGTTCGATCCCGATTCGTTCTACTTCGGCGTGCTGCCGGTGCTCGCGGAGAGCGGCAAGCTGCTCGGCGTGCCGCCGATCCAGATGGCGCAGGCCGCGCTGCTCGGCCAGATGACGACGGGATTTCCGGTGAGCCCGCTGACGCCCGCGACGTTCCTGATCGTCGGCCTGACCGGCGTCGAGCTCGCCGAGCATCAGAAATTCACGATTCCGTTCCTGTTCGCCGCCACCGTGCTGATGGTGTTCGCCGCGGTTGCGACGGGCGTGTTTCCGTTGTGA
- a CDS encoding CaiB/BaiF CoA transferase family protein, whose product MAEQEQQGALAGLRIIDLSRVLGGPYATQILADHGAEVIKVEPPSGDETRTWGPPFDGDTASYFLGVNRNKLGIALDLTKPEDRERLLGLLEHADALVENFKIGTMERWGLGFDALHARFPRLVHCRVSGFGADGPLGGLPGYDAAVQALAGLMSVNGEAGGAPLRVGVPIVDLVTGLNAALGVLMALRERDASGLGQFVESTLFDCALSILHPHTPNYFHSGNAPVRTGNAHPNITPYDSFPTAGVDIFLAVGNNGQFAALCDVLGTRGWLDDPRFADNRARSANRPALRALLETALAAHDGAALAEQLMRRGVPCAPVLGLDAALDHPHVAHRDMKVELGRHRGIASPIKLGRTPATYRRAPPALNEHAAQVFANDDHRNDDRRD is encoded by the coding sequence ATGGCGGAGCAAGAGCAGCAGGGCGCGTTGGCGGGGTTGCGCATCATCGATCTGTCGCGGGTGCTGGGCGGCCCGTACGCGACGCAGATCCTCGCCGACCACGGCGCGGAGGTGATCAAGGTCGAGCCGCCGTCGGGCGACGAGACGCGCACCTGGGGGCCGCCGTTCGACGGCGACACGGCGTCGTATTTCCTCGGCGTGAACCGCAACAAGCTCGGCATCGCGCTCGACCTGACGAAGCCGGAGGATCGCGAGCGGCTGCTCGGCCTGCTCGAGCACGCGGACGCGCTGGTCGAGAACTTCAAGATCGGCACGATGGAGCGCTGGGGGCTCGGCTTCGACGCGCTGCACGCGCGCTTTCCGCGGCTCGTCCATTGCCGCGTGTCGGGCTTCGGCGCGGACGGCCCGCTCGGCGGGCTGCCTGGCTACGACGCGGCCGTTCAGGCGCTGGCCGGGCTGATGAGTGTGAACGGCGAGGCGGGCGGCGCGCCGCTGCGCGTCGGCGTGCCGATCGTCGATCTCGTCACCGGTCTGAATGCGGCGCTCGGCGTGCTGATGGCGCTGCGCGAACGCGATGCGAGCGGCCTCGGCCAGTTCGTCGAATCGACGCTGTTCGACTGCGCGCTGTCGATCCTGCATCCGCACACACCGAACTACTTCCATTCGGGCAACGCGCCCGTGCGCACCGGCAACGCGCATCCGAACATCACGCCGTACGACAGCTTTCCAACGGCGGGCGTCGACATCTTCCTGGCAGTCGGCAACAACGGGCAGTTCGCGGCGCTGTGCGACGTGCTCGGCACGCGCGGCTGGCTCGACGATCCGCGTTTCGCCGACAACCGTGCACGCAGCGCGAACCGTCCCGCATTGCGTGCACTGCTCGAAACCGCACTCGCCGCACACGACGGTGCCGCGCTCGCCGAGCAGCTGATGCGCCGTGGCGTGCCGTGTGCGCCGGTGCTCGGGCTCGATGCGGCGCTCGATCATCCGCACGTCGCGCATCGGGACATGAAGGTCGAGCTGGGCCGGCATCGCGGCATCGCGTCACCGATCAAGCTCGGCCGTACGCCGGCGACGTACCGTCGGGCGCCGCCTGCACTGAACGAACACGCGGCGCAGGTGTTTGCGAACGACGATCACCGCAACGACGATCGCCGGGACTGA
- a CDS encoding NUDIX hydrolase: protein MSTGPHTLAVIKERATIVCRQRSSVLLVARTASRWSLPGGTIRRGETPLEAAQRELAEETRLEGLALDYAVQFGGLTKLHHVFVADVPKHLSARASNEIARCKWFDVERLETLRASVPTRKIIELLHLDRFSALPGGASRSR from the coding sequence ATGAGCACTGGGCCGCACACCCTCGCCGTCATCAAGGAACGCGCCACGATCGTTTGCCGCCAGCGCAGCAGCGTGCTGCTGGTCGCCCGTACGGCGTCGCGCTGGTCGCTGCCGGGCGGCACGATCCGGCGCGGCGAGACGCCGCTCGAGGCGGCGCAGCGGGAGCTTGCGGAGGAAACCCGGCTGGAGGGGCTCGCGCTCGACTATGCGGTGCAGTTCGGCGGGCTCACGAAGCTCCATCACGTGTTCGTCGCCGACGTGCCGAAACACCTGTCGGCGCGCGCGAGCAACGAGATTGCCCGCTGCAAGTGGTTCGACGTCGAGCGGCTCGAGACGCTGCGCGCGAGCGTGCCGACGCGCAAGATCATCGAACTGCTGCACCTCGATCGCTTTTCGGCGCTCCCGGGCGGGGCGTCTCGTTCGCGCTGA
- a CDS encoding low molecular weight protein tyrosine phosphatase family protein, with protein sequence MTRALFICSRNRLRSPTAEAVFAAWPGVETDSAGLAPDADTLLCAEQLEWAEIVFVMERAHKARLSTRFGAHLKHKKIVCLDIPDRYAYLQPELVALLERKAGPFLRA encoded by the coding sequence ATGACGCGGGCGCTCTTCATCTGCAGCCGCAACCGGCTGCGCAGCCCGACCGCCGAGGCCGTGTTCGCCGCGTGGCCGGGCGTCGAAACCGACTCCGCGGGCCTCGCGCCCGACGCGGACACGCTGCTGTGCGCGGAGCAGCTGGAATGGGCCGAGATCGTGTTCGTGATGGAACGCGCGCACAAGGCGAGGCTGTCCACCCGATTCGGCGCGCATCTGAAGCACAAGAAAATCGTCTGCCTCGACATTCCCGACCGCTACGCATACCTGCAGCCCGAACTGGTCGCGCTGCTCGAACGCAAGGCCGGCCCGTTTCTGCGCGCGTGA
- a CDS encoding DUF1993 domain-containing protein has protein sequence MSPTQLLVPTLTQMLRAQSAWLDKAVAHRQAAGAAPDTVLTLKLAPDMYPLAAQVRFSCFQAMEPVYRLRGEPLPDALLALREAGWHADAQPGTLSDAQGILAGTVEFLGELAPDALDGSAALPIALELPNGIAFDMTGEQYVRDWALPQFYFHSIAAYAILRHHGVELGKADYVPHMLAYVRPGTIPQG, from the coding sequence ATGTCACCGACCCAACTTCTCGTTCCGACGTTGACCCAGATGCTGCGCGCGCAATCCGCGTGGCTCGACAAGGCCGTGGCGCACCGGCAGGCCGCCGGCGCCGCGCCCGACACGGTGCTGACGCTCAAGCTCGCGCCGGACATGTATCCGCTTGCCGCGCAGGTGCGGTTCTCGTGCTTCCAGGCGATGGAACCCGTGTACCGGCTGCGCGGCGAGCCGCTACCGGACGCGCTGCTGGCGTTGCGGGAAGCCGGCTGGCATGCGGATGCACAGCCCGGCACGCTGAGCGACGCGCAGGGCATCCTCGCCGGCACGGTCGAATTTCTCGGCGAGCTCGCGCCCGACGCGCTCGATGGCAGCGCCGCGCTGCCGATCGCCCTCGAGCTGCCGAACGGCATCGCGTTCGACATGACGGGCGAGCAGTACGTGCGCGACTGGGCGCTGCCGCAGTTCTACTTTCATTCGATCGCCGCGTACGCGATCCTGCGCCATCACGGCGTCGAGCTCGGCAAGGCCGACTACGTGCCGCACATGCTGGCGTACGTGCGGCCCGGGACGATTCCGCAAGGTTGA
- a CDS encoding YaiI/YqxD family protein produces the protein MQVLVDADACPAVVKDMLFRAARRAEICVTLVANQFLRTPPSPFIKALQVPAGFDVADARIVELVEAGDLVITADIPLAAAVLDKGAHALDPRGNWFSRENIEERLSTRAMMDQLRSAGIDTGGPAPFSARDGKAFASQLDRFLARHGKP, from the coding sequence ATGCAAGTACTCGTCGATGCCGACGCGTGTCCCGCCGTCGTCAAGGACATGCTGTTTCGCGCCGCGCGTCGTGCCGAGATCTGCGTGACGCTGGTCGCGAACCAGTTCCTGCGCACGCCGCCGTCGCCGTTCATCAAGGCGCTGCAGGTGCCGGCCGGCTTCGACGTGGCCGATGCGCGGATCGTCGAGCTGGTGGAGGCGGGCGATCTCGTGATCACCGCCGATATCCCGCTGGCCGCGGCCGTGCTCGACAAGGGCGCGCATGCGCTCGACCCGCGCGGCAACTGGTTCAGCCGCGAGAACATCGAGGAACGCCTGTCGACCCGCGCGATGATGGATCAGCTGCGCAGCGCCGGCATCGATACCGGCGGCCCGGCGCCGTTCAGCGCGCGCGACGGCAAGGCGTTCGCGTCGCAGCTCGACCGGTTTCTGGCCCGCCACGGCAAGCCGTAA
- a CDS encoding vWA domain-containing protein, with protein MPGTARAGTAVAWPATLAAKRGGPLHAGHLRFRQHAGAPRALHCFVLDCSASMLSHERLALAKGLIVAYFDQAARDRVETALICFGGNGAARRFGPAVPRWWNARWLEPVDGGGGTPLADGIAAAAQLLARDVRRTPDQQRWLWVLSDGRTRELPPRPAHADHVVFVDFDDAAVRIGQGLRLADAWGAQWMTAASLCPGLAG; from the coding sequence GTGCCGGGTACGGCACGCGCCGGCACGGCCGTCGCATGGCCGGCGACGCTTGCCGCAAAGCGCGGCGGCCCGCTGCACGCCGGTCATCTGCGGTTCCGCCAACACGCCGGCGCGCCGCGTGCGCTGCATTGCTTCGTGCTCGACTGTTCGGCGTCGATGCTGTCGCACGAACGGCTCGCGCTTGCGAAAGGGTTGATCGTCGCGTACTTCGATCAGGCCGCGCGCGACCGCGTCGAAACCGCGCTGATCTGCTTCGGCGGCAACGGCGCGGCGCGGCGCTTCGGTCCGGCCGTGCCGCGCTGGTGGAATGCGCGCTGGCTCGAACCGGTGGACGGCGGCGGCGGCACGCCGCTCGCGGACGGCATCGCGGCCGCCGCGCAGCTGCTCGCGCGCGATGTCCGGCGCACGCCGGACCAGCAGCGCTGGTTGTGGGTGCTGTCCGACGGGCGCACGCGCGAACTTCCGCCGCGACCGGCCCACGCCGATCACGTCGTGTTCGTCGATTTCGACGATGCGGCCGTGCGGATCGGGCAGGGCCTGCGGCTCGCCGATGCATGGGGCGCGCAATGGATGACGGCCGCGTCGCTGTGCCCCGGGCTGGCCGGCTGA
- a CDS encoding ATP-binding protein has product MTDPTMHRTRAVFPFAALVAQQPLQQALLLAAIDPSLGGVLVSGPRGTAKSTAARALAELLPEGEFVTLPLSASDEQVTGTLDLAHALAENGVRFRPGLLARAHRGVLYVDEVNLLADGLVDTLLDVAASGVNVVERDGVSHAHDARFVLVGTMNPEEGELRPQLLDRFGLMVELENCFDAAQREQIVKARLAFDLDPAAFRARHAAAQRALGERIHAARALLSALDFDDAVHARVSALCIDAAVDGLRADLVMLRAARALAALEQADAVTVSHVECVADAVLRHRRHAGTPPSSSASRASGERDERSPPDPRRSPDGEPGAATNDATASQGDWGYLPPEPAGLRDVKSVVPLPLKKR; this is encoded by the coding sequence ATGACCGATCCGACGATGCACCGCACCCGCGCGGTATTCCCGTTCGCGGCGCTGGTCGCGCAGCAGCCGCTGCAGCAGGCGCTGCTGCTCGCGGCGATCGACCCGTCGCTCGGCGGCGTGCTCGTCAGCGGGCCGCGCGGCACTGCGAAATCGACGGCCGCACGCGCGCTCGCGGAACTGCTGCCCGAAGGGGAATTCGTCACGCTGCCGCTGTCGGCGAGTGACGAACAGGTCACGGGCACGCTCGACCTCGCGCATGCACTCGCCGAAAACGGCGTGCGGTTCCGGCCAGGCCTGCTGGCCCGCGCGCATCGCGGCGTGCTGTACGTCGACGAGGTGAACCTGCTCGCCGACGGGCTCGTCGATACGCTGCTCGACGTCGCCGCGAGCGGCGTGAACGTGGTCGAGCGCGATGGCGTGTCGCATGCGCACGACGCGCGCTTCGTGCTGGTCGGCACGATGAACCCCGAGGAAGGCGAACTGCGCCCGCAACTGCTCGACCGCTTCGGGCTGATGGTCGAGCTCGAGAACTGCTTCGACGCCGCACAGCGCGAACAGATCGTGAAGGCGCGGCTCGCGTTCGACCTCGATCCGGCGGCGTTTCGCGCGCGTCATGCCGCCGCGCAGCGCGCGCTCGGCGAGCGGATTCACGCGGCGCGGGCACTGCTGTCGGCGCTCGATTTCGACGATGCCGTCCACGCGCGCGTCAGCGCGCTGTGCATCGACGCGGCCGTCGACGGGCTGCGCGCCGACCTCGTGATGCTGCGCGCCGCGCGCGCGCTCGCCGCGCTGGAACAGGCCGATGCGGTAACGGTGTCGCACGTGGAATGCGTGGCCGACGCGGTGCTGCGGCACCGGCGTCATGCGGGTACGCCACCGTCGTCGAGCGCGTCGCGCGCGAGCGGCGAGCGCGACGAGCGTTCGCCGCCGGACCCGCGCCGATCGCCCGACGGCGAGCCTGGCGCGGCAACGAACGATGCCACGGCATCGCAGGGCGACTGGGGCTACCTGCCGCCCGAACCGGCCGGGCTGCGCGACGTGAAAAGCGTGGTGCCGCTGCCGCTAAAAAAACGCTGA